The proteins below come from a single Candidatus Binatia bacterium genomic window:
- a CDS encoding amidohydrolase family protein encodes MIVDTHTHIVSPDRERYPLRPYGLPQGDGAPARWFDTHAVSAEDLIAAGDAAGIDRTVAVQAMGAYSYDNSYCLDAASEHSPRLGSVCIVDPLDPTAPKTLERLVVDHGARGVRLFTITHPESTWLDEAPGVAVIDVATQLGIPIVATLLSNQMPKLENLLAAHPRAKVALDHCGFPDLRGGPPFQGATTLCALTRHPNLHLKVSTHLLGAIERSGDDVRDFVDHLHTIFGPGRLLWGSDYPQTHDRSYAEMVAFARHACSRLDDAAQASFLGGAALSLWPDPSD; translated from the coding sequence TTGATCGTCGATACCCATACGCACATCGTCTCGCCCGATCGGGAGCGGTATCCATTGCGGCCCTACGGCCTGCCTCAGGGAGACGGCGCACCCGCCCGCTGGTTCGACACCCATGCGGTGTCGGCCGAGGATCTGATCGCGGCGGGCGATGCCGCCGGCATTGATCGGACCGTCGCCGTCCAAGCCATGGGCGCGTACTCCTACGACAATTCGTACTGCCTCGATGCCGCGAGCGAGCATTCCCCCAGGCTCGGATCGGTCTGCATCGTAGACCCCTTGGATCCGACCGCCCCCAAGACGCTCGAGCGGCTCGTCGTCGACCACGGAGCTCGGGGCGTACGCCTGTTCACGATCACGCATCCAGAATCCACATGGCTCGACGAGGCTCCCGGAGTCGCCGTGATCGACGTTGCAACCCAGCTCGGGATCCCGATCGTGGCGACCCTACTCTCCAACCAGATGCCGAAGCTCGAGAACCTGCTCGCCGCACATCCCCGAGCGAAGGTCGCCCTCGATCACTGCGGGTTCCCGGATCTCCGAGGGGGCCCCCCCTTCCAGGGCGCGACGACGCTGTGCGCGCTCACCCGGCATCCGAACCTGCACCTCAAAGTCTCGACGCATCTCCTGGGGGCAATCGAACGGAGCGGCGACGACGTGCGCGACTTCGTCGACCATCTGCACACCATCTTCGGCCCCGGTCGACTTCTCTGGGGATCCGACTACCCCCAAACGCACGATCGCTCCTACGCAGAGATGGTCGCTTTCGCCCGACATGCCTGCTCGCGCCTCGACGACGCCGCTCAGGCGAGCTTCCTCGGCGGCGCCGCGTTGTCCCTGTGGCCGGATCCCTCAGACTGA
- a CDS encoding putative 2-dehydropantoate 2-reductase produces the protein MAGQSYSIIGTGALGGYYGARLAHAGRTVRFLVNRDYEHVRRHGLRVDSIHGDFSLAEPEVYALPEGMPASDVVVVGLKTTRNSLLPTLLPPATSRDALVLSMQNGLGIEADVAKAVPGRTIIGGLAFLCSNKVGAGHVKHLDYGDVRLAEYRADGQPAGITPAVRAVAEDFRAAGVGVALEADLDTARWKKLVWNVPYNGLCVVRNVTTDVVMADPKTRERVEHIMLEVLAIAAARGHPIPTDFVRTMLDFTAKMAPYDPSMKLDYEGGRPLEIEALYARPLRAARDAGVSCPLTLELYEQLLQLDPAVRGSV, from the coding sequence ATGGCGGGCCAGAGCTACAGCATTATCGGGACCGGGGCGCTCGGGGGATACTACGGCGCTCGTCTGGCGCACGCCGGCCGCACGGTCCGATTTCTGGTGAACCGCGACTACGAGCACGTGCGGCGACATGGCTTGCGAGTCGATTCGATCCACGGAGACTTCTCGCTCGCCGAGCCGGAGGTCTATGCCCTTCCCGAGGGCATGCCCGCGAGCGACGTCGTTGTCGTCGGTTTGAAGACGACGCGGAACTCGCTTCTCCCGACGCTTCTACCGCCGGCGACGAGCCGAGATGCGCTGGTTCTCAGCATGCAGAATGGCCTCGGCATCGAGGCGGACGTCGCGAAGGCGGTTCCGGGGCGCACGATTATCGGTGGCCTCGCGTTCTTGTGTTCCAACAAGGTGGGCGCCGGACACGTGAAGCACTTGGACTACGGGGACGTCCGCCTGGCCGAATACCGCGCGGACGGGCAACCCGCCGGAATCACGCCCGCAGTGCGTGCGGTTGCCGAGGATTTCCGAGCGGCTGGTGTCGGGGTCGCCCTCGAGGCCGATCTCGATACCGCGCGCTGGAAGAAGCTCGTCTGGAACGTGCCCTATAACGGGCTCTGCGTCGTTCGGAACGTAACCACCGACGTCGTGATGGCCGACCCGAAAACGCGGGAGCGGGTTGAGCACATCATGCTCGAGGTGCTGGCGATCGCGGCCGCCCGCGGCCACCCCATTCCCACGGACTTCGTACGAACGATGCTCGATTTCACGGCGAAGATGGCACCTTACGATCCCAGCATGAAGCTCGACTACGAGGGTGGTCGGCCGCTCGAGATCGAGGCGCTCTACGCGCGGCCGCTGCGCGCGGCACGGGACGCGGGAGTCTCCTGTCCGCTCACCCTGGAGTTGTACGAGCAGCTTCTGCAGTTGGACCCGGCGGTTCGCGGCTCAGTCTGA
- a CDS encoding enoyl-CoA hydratase-related protein produces the protein MEFKDLRYEKDGHILTITLDRPERMNALNQNLLHTEIPAAFALAAGDTEVRVVILTGAGEKVFCAGADMKDTTESGTIGGSTKGPYYRGSPTDCLHDGFDKPVIVAINGMCLGAGLHFIADGDLILAAEHATFFDTHVKIGQVFALETIGLARKVPFGEVMRMMLLSGTERMNTKRALELGLVSEVVPGPGLMARARELADTIAGFSPATIAASKRALWQSLDQGLNDALERGWREIYLHWSHPDSAEGPRAFAAKRKPDWKVDEE, from the coding sequence ATGGAATTTAAGGATCTTCGCTACGAGAAGGACGGACACATCCTCACGATCACGCTGGACCGCCCCGAGCGCATGAACGCGCTGAACCAGAACCTCCTCCACACCGAGATCCCCGCAGCCTTCGCCCTGGCCGCCGGGGACACCGAAGTACGCGTCGTCATCCTGACCGGCGCCGGCGAGAAGGTCTTCTGCGCGGGTGCCGACATGAAGGACACCACCGAGAGCGGGACCATCGGCGGCTCCACGAAGGGCCCCTACTACCGCGGCTCGCCAACCGACTGTCTGCACGACGGCTTCGACAAGCCGGTGATCGTCGCCATCAACGGCATGTGCCTCGGCGCCGGCCTCCACTTCATCGCAGACGGCGATCTCATCCTGGCCGCGGAACACGCGACCTTCTTCGACACCCACGTGAAGATCGGCCAAGTCTTCGCTCTGGAGACGATCGGCCTCGCGCGGAAGGTTCCGTTCGGCGAGGTCATGCGCATGATGCTCCTGTCGGGCACCGAGCGGATGAACACGAAGCGAGCCCTCGAACTCGGGCTCGTCAGCGAAGTCGTGCCCGGACCGGGTCTCATGGCGCGCGCGCGCGAGCTGGCCGACACGATCGCCGGCTTCTCCCCCGCCACGATTGCAGCGAGCAAGCGGGCGTTGTGGCAGTCACTCGACCAGGGGCTAAACGATGCGCTCGAGCGCGGGTGGCGGGAGATCTACCTCCACTGGTCGCACCCCGACTCCGCCGAGGGCCCCCGCGCGTTCGCTGCGAAGAGGAAGCCCGACTGGAAGGTCGACGAGGAATAG